A stretch of Parvimonas micra DNA encodes these proteins:
- a CDS encoding MGDG synthase family glycosyltransferase produces the protein MKKALILTASFGGGHNKAANNIREKLEQKGFYVEEIDLLKEISEKLDSLLVGGYLGIVTKTPEIYGLIYKGTNITQSQNVFSKPILNMLSNKILPILEEKKPNVVIGTHVFAIGIMEHIKQKKYYDVPFISVITDFITHKMYFSDYVDYYIVASEFTKNRMIDDGIKQDKICAFGIPISDSFKERHYEKKDGFNILTIFGTLGMNDFSEYIMPILEISNDIRLTMVCGKNEELKEKLEKKYSLFIDENRLEILGYTNEIARLMEENQILITKPGGLTVSEAIVKNIPLIIPFFIPGHEEENKNFIVEEEIGVYANGIDAVVKEVKKFYNNRRRVEYMALNMKDIANGFSVDKIVELVEKIS, from the coding sequence ATGAAAAAAGCTTTAATTTTAACAGCATCTTTTGGTGGTGGACATAATAAAGCTGCTAATAATATAAGAGAAAAACTTGAACAAAAGGGATTTTATGTAGAAGAAATAGATTTACTAAAAGAAATTTCTGAAAAATTGGATAGTTTACTCGTTGGAGGATATTTAGGTATTGTAACAAAAACTCCTGAAATTTATGGACTAATATACAAGGGAACTAATATAACTCAATCACAAAATGTTTTTTCAAAACCAATTTTAAATATGTTGAGTAATAAAATATTACCTATTTTAGAAGAAAAAAAACCTAATGTAGTTATAGGTACTCATGTTTTTGCGATTGGAATTATGGAACATATTAAGCAAAAAAAATATTATGATGTTCCTTTTATTTCTGTAATTACAGATTTTATTACACATAAGATGTATTTTAGTGATTACGTTGATTATTATATTGTAGCAAGTGAATTTACAAAAAATAGAATGATTGATGACGGAATAAAACAAGATAAGATTTGTGCTTTTGGAATACCTATAAGTGATAGTTTTAAAGAAAGACATTATGAAAAGAAAGATGGTTTTAATATTCTAACTATATTTGGAACATTGGGAATGAATGATTTTTCGGAGTATATAATGCCTATATTAGAAATTTCAAATGATATTAGACTTACTATGGTTTGTGGTAAAAATGAAGAATTAAAAGAAAAACTAGAAAAAAAATATAGTTTGTTTATAGATGAAAATAGACTTGAAATCTTAGGCTATACAAATGAAATTGCAAGACTAATGGAAGAAAATCAGATTTTAATTACAAAACCTGGTGGACTTACAGTTTCAGAGGCAATAGTTAAAAATATACCGCTTATAATTCCTTTCTTTATACCAGGTCACGAAGAAGAAAATAAAAACTTCATTGTTGAAGAAGAAATAGGTGTATATGCAAACGGTATTGACGCTGTTGTAAAGGAAGTTAAAAAATTCTATAATAATAGAAGAAGGGTAGAATACATGGCTTTGAATATGAAAGATATAGCAAATGGATTTTCGGTTGATAAAATTGTAGAATTAGTTGAAAAAATAAGCTAA
- a CDS encoding DUF1294 domain-containing protein, whose product MRIFFILYLLLDGLLYNYKLLISIIFIMNLISFTIFYIDKRKAIKGKNRISENSLLLSAFLLGSIGAFLSMQIFRHKTKKLKFRILVPLFFVGRVLILYNLYKYVI is encoded by the coding sequence ATGAGGATATTTTTTATATTATATTTGCTTTTAGACGGTTTGTTATACAACTATAAATTATTGATTTCTATAATTTTTATAATGAATTTAATATCTTTTACAATATTTTATATTGATAAAAGAAAAGCTATAAAAGGCAAGAATAGAATTTCAGAGAATAGCTTATTGTTATCAGCTTTTTTATTAGGCTCAATCGGAGCTTTTTTATCCATGCAAATATTTAGACATAAAACTAAAAAACTTAAATTTAGAATTTTAGTACCACTATTTTTTGTGGGAAGAGTGTTGATTTTATATAATTTATATAAATATGTAATTTAG
- the sufU gene encoding Fe-S cluster assembly sulfur transfer protein SufU has translation MDIREIYTEIITEESRNTKNKRYLEHPTHEEKGHNPSCGDEITLQLDIEDGIIKDASYVGVGCAISQASTSLMIDLIKGKTLDEAKELCETFLAMITEGLEGDELKKLKDAVALQNISTMPARVKCAVLAWHTLKNIIEAN, from the coding sequence TATACTGAGATAATAACAGAAGAAAGTAGAAATACAAAAAATAAAAGATATTTGGAACATCCGACTCACGAAGAAAAAGGTCATAACCCAAGTTGTGGAGATGAAATTACATTACAATTAGATATTGAAGATGGTATAATCAAAGATGCCTCTTATGTTGGAGTAGGTTGTGCAATCTCCCAAGCTTCAACATCTCTTATGATTGATTTAATTAAGGGAAAGACTTTAGACGAAGCAAAAGAACTTTGTGAAACATTTTTGGCAATGATTACAGAAGGACTTGAGGGTGATGAGCTTAAAAAACTTAAGGATGCTGTAGCTCTTCAAAATATTTCTACAATGCCTGCAAGAGTTAAATGCGCTGTTCTTGCTTGGCATACATTAAAAAATATAATCGAAGCTAATTAA
- the rpoC gene encoding DNA-directed RNA polymerase subunit beta', translating to MLELNNFDAMKIGLASPDKIRSWSRGEVKKPETINYRTLKPEKDGLFCEKIFGPVKDWECNCGKYKRIKYKGNVCEKCGVEITKSKVRRERMGHIELVAPVSHIWYFKGIPSRMGLILDMSPRALEKILYFANYVVLDAKDTDLYVKQLLTEWEYGEACEKFGAENFRVGMGAEAIKELLENIDLDELSDELKKGLVDATGQKKIRLSRRLEVCEAFRKSGNRPEWMIIDVVPVIPPDLRPMVQLEGGRFATSDLNDLYRRVINRNNRLKKLIEIHAPEIIMRNEKRMLQEAVDTLIDNGRHGKAVTGAGNRELKSLSDMLKGKTGRFRQNLLGKRVDYSGRSVIVVGPDLKFHQCGLPKKMALELFKPFIMKQLVEDGIVHNIKSAKKYVERLNSNVWDILDKVIKDHPVLLNRAPTLHRLGIQAFEPVLVEGKAIKLHPLVCTAYNADFDGDQMAVHLPLSTEAQAEARLLMLSTNNILAPKDGKPITTPTQDMVLGSYYLTSGTVEEQAVRSFMDYDEMFKAYSTNNVKIHDTVNILYRDEETGESQIVKSTVGRFIFNEHIPQDLGFVDRSKDKFSLEIDRLVDKKMLGKIVDKCFRKHGNIKTAEVLDYIKSTGYKYSTVGAISISMNDVIVPEEKWEILKEAEKKIAVYEELFRDGLVSEQERYEYVISVWTKATEDITKILVEKQDPTNSISIMADSGARGNINQIRQLAGMRGLMSSATGRIVEIPIKANFREGLSVQEFFISTHGSRKGLSDTALRTADSGYLTRRLVDVSQDVIVREDDCCTDEYVLARDFKDGNAIVEKLADRIVGRHSFEDVLNPTTGEILIHKNEMITEGLAEKVEKLGITEIKVRSVLGCKSKHGVCAKCYGRNLATGNPVNIGEAVGIIAAQSIGEPGTQLTMRTFHSGGVAGVGITQGLPRVEELFEARKPKGLAYITEIDGTVKLVDNKKRYDIVVTADDGDERIYAIPYGARIKVKDGEEIKAGDMLTEGSINPHDILVIKGPTGVQEYITKEVQKVYRNQGVDIDDRHIEIIIKQMLSKVKIDTSGDTNFLEGSLVPFREVEAVNREMLEEDKMPATFDNVLLGITKASLATESFLSAASFQETTRVLTDASIKGKADGLIGLKENVILGKLIPAGTGMKVYKSIEIDYETMEEEDRLAREAALENAESEEDHIFEESKESAESDEAKETETEIESEVETEEVEITEEVEE from the coding sequence TTGTTGGAATTAAATAATTTTGATGCAATGAAAATTGGCTTAGCTTCACCTGATAAAATAAGAAGTTGGTCAAGAGGAGAAGTTAAAAAACCAGAAACCATAAATTACAGAACCTTAAAGCCTGAAAAAGATGGTCTTTTCTGTGAAAAAATATTTGGACCGGTAAAAGACTGGGAATGTAATTGTGGTAAGTATAAAAGAATAAAATACAAGGGAAATGTATGTGAAAAATGTGGAGTTGAAATCACAAAGTCTAAAGTAAGACGTGAGAGAATGGGTCATATAGAACTTGTTGCTCCGGTTTCTCATATATGGTATTTTAAAGGAATACCTTCAAGAATGGGTCTTATATTAGATATGAGCCCAAGAGCACTTGAAAAAATCTTATATTTTGCAAATTATGTTGTTCTTGATGCAAAAGATACTGACCTTTATGTTAAACAATTACTAACTGAATGGGAATATGGAGAAGCTTGTGAAAAATTTGGTGCAGAAAATTTCAGAGTTGGAATGGGTGCTGAAGCAATTAAAGAGCTTTTAGAAAATATAGATTTAGATGAGCTTTCAGATGAATTGAAAAAAGGTCTTGTTGATGCAACTGGTCAAAAGAAAATTAGACTTTCAAGAAGACTTGAAGTTTGTGAAGCTTTCAGAAAATCAGGAAATAGACCTGAATGGATGATTATTGATGTCGTTCCTGTTATTCCACCTGATTTGAGACCTATGGTTCAACTTGAAGGTGGAAGATTTGCAACTTCAGACTTAAATGATTTGTATAGACGTGTTATAAATAGAAATAACAGATTGAAAAAACTTATTGAAATTCATGCTCCGGAAATCATTATGAGAAATGAAAAGAGAATGTTACAAGAAGCTGTGGATACATTAATAGATAATGGTAGACATGGAAAAGCCGTAACAGGAGCAGGAAATAGAGAGCTTAAATCTTTATCAGATATGTTAAAGGGAAAGACAGGAAGATTTAGACAAAACTTACTTGGAAAGCGTGTTGACTATTCAGGACGTTCAGTAATCGTAGTAGGACCAGATTTAAAATTCCACCAATGTGGACTTCCTAAAAAAATGGCTCTTGAATTATTCAAACCTTTCATTATGAAACAATTAGTTGAAGACGGAATTGTTCATAATATTAAGAGTGCAAAAAAATATGTAGAAAGATTAAATTCAAATGTTTGGGACATTTTGGATAAAGTTATCAAAGATCATCCTGTGCTTTTAAACAGAGCACCGACTCTTCATAGACTTGGTATTCAAGCATTTGAACCGGTTTTAGTTGAAGGAAAAGCAATAAAATTACATCCGTTAGTTTGTACTGCATATAATGCCGACTTTGACGGTGACCAAATGGCTGTGCATTTACCTTTATCAACTGAAGCTCAAGCAGAAGCAAGACTTTTGATGCTTTCTACAAATAATATTTTAGCACCAAAAGATGGTAAGCCTATCACAACTCCTACACAAGATATGGTATTAGGTTCATATTACTTAACAAGTGGAACTGTTGAAGAACAAGCTGTTCGTTCATTTATGGATTATGATGAAATGTTTAAGGCTTATTCTACAAATAATGTTAAAATTCATGATACTGTTAATATCTTGTATAGAGATGAAGAAACAGGAGAAAGTCAAATCGTAAAATCAACTGTTGGTAGATTTATATTTAATGAACATATTCCACAAGATTTAGGATTTGTTGATAGAAGTAAAGATAAATTCTCATTAGAAATAGATAGACTTGTAGATAAAAAAATGCTTGGTAAGATTGTAGATAAATGTTTTAGAAAACATGGAAATATTAAAACTGCTGAAGTATTAGACTATATTAAATCTACAGGATATAAATATTCAACAGTTGGAGCTATTTCAATTTCAATGAATGACGTAATAGTTCCGGAAGAAAAATGGGAAATTCTTAAAGAAGCAGAAAAGAAAATTGCTGTTTATGAAGAATTATTTAGAGACGGTTTAGTTTCCGAACAAGAAAGATATGAATATGTAATCTCTGTTTGGACTAAAGCTACTGAAGATATTACAAAGATTCTTGTTGAAAAACAAGATCCTACAAATAGTATTTCAATCATGGCCGACTCAGGAGCCAGAGGTAATATTAACCAAATTAGACAGTTAGCTGGAATGCGTGGACTTATGAGTTCTGCTACCGGTAGAATTGTAGAAATTCCTATCAAAGCTAACTTTAGAGAAGGTCTTTCTGTACAAGAGTTCTTTATTTCAACTCACGGTTCAAGAAAAGGACTTTCAGATACTGCACTTAGAACAGCTGACTCCGGATATTTAACAAGAAGACTTGTAGATGTTTCTCAAGATGTAATTGTTAGAGAAGATGATTGTTGTACAGATGAATATGTATTAGCTAGAGACTTTAAAGACGGAAATGCTATAGTTGAAAAGCTTGCAGACAGAATTGTAGGAAGACATTCATTTGAAGATGTATTAAATCCTACTACAGGAGAAATATTAATTCATAAAAATGAAATGATTACTGAAGGATTGGCTGAAAAAGTTGAAAAGCTCGGAATTACAGAAATAAAAGTTCGTTCAGTTCTAGGTTGTAAATCTAAACATGGTGTTTGTGCAAAATGTTATGGACGTAATCTTGCAACAGGAAATCCAGTTAATATTGGGGAAGCTGTAGGAATTATAGCTGCTCAATCTATCGGGGAACCGGGTACTCAACTTACCATGAGAACATTCCACTCTGGTGGGGTTGCCGGTGTTGGAATTACTCAAGGTCTTCCTCGTGTTGAAGAACTTTTTGAAGCAAGAAAACCAAAAGGACTTGCTTATATAACTGAAATTGATGGTACTGTAAAATTAGTTGATAATAAAAAGAGATATGATATAGTTGTAACTGCAGATGATGGTGATGAAAGAATTTATGCAATACCTTATGGAGCTAGAATTAAAGTTAAAGATGGAGAAGAAATTAAAGCGGGTGATATGCTTACTGAAGGTTCTATAAATCCACATGATATTTTAGTTATTAAAGGTCCAACAGGTGTTCAAGAATACATCACTAAGGAAGTTCAAAAAGTTTATCGTAATCAAGGGGTAGATATCGATGATAGACATATCGAAATCATTATAAAACAAATGCTTTCTAAAGTTAAAATCGATACTTCAGGTGATACTAATTTCTTAGAGGGAAGTTTAGTTCCATTTAGAGAAGTTGAAGCTGTTAATAGAGAAATGCTTGAAGAAGATAAGATGCCAGCAACTTTTGATAATGTACTATTAGGTATTACTAAGGCATCTCTTGCTACTGAAAGTTTCTTATCAGCAGCATCATTCCAAGAAACAACTAGAGTTTTAACTGATGCTTCTATTAAAGGAAAAGCAGATGGATTAATAGGATTAAAAGAAAATGTAATCTTAGGTAAACTTATACCTGCTGGAACTGGAATGAAAGTTTATAAATCAATCGAAATTGATTATGAAACAATGGAAGAAGAAGATAGGCTTGCAAGAGAAGCTGCTCTTGAAAATGCTGAATCAGAGGAAGATCATATTTTCGAGGAATCAAAAGAAAGTGCTGAATCAGATGAAGCAAAAGAAACTGAAACTGAAATCGAATCTGAAGTTGAAACTGAAGAAGTTGAAATCACGGAAGAAGTTGAAGAATAA
- a CDS encoding DNA-directed RNA polymerase subunit beta, producing the protein MTHTEKYGITERVSYSKIQNVLDLPNLIAIQTDSYDWFIKQGIRDVFDDISPIRDYSEAMKLEFLNYRLENAPKYSEQECKDRDMNYSTLLKVDVRLTNNNTGEVKEQEVFMGEIPLMTDNGTFIINGAERVIVSQLVRSPGVYYGEEIDKSGNKLFSSTVIPNRGAWLEYDTDTNGVVSVRIDRTRKLPITTMIRALLYETNEEMVENFGDIKELHTTLEKDITKSYQEAILEIYRKLKPGDPATVESGESLLHNLLFDPRRYDLAKVGRYKFNKKLALRNRLIGTILAEDIFKTDKFGEMEKIASVGDYISEELAEKIENAGYKRVHVKVEDKEIIVVGNHFVDISAFELGFDISCNGLSEKIYYPVMMEILEAASEYEGEEYETQVKRAVRNRVKELSPTHIIRDDIEATVSYEFNLFYGLGICDDIDHLGNRRVRAVGELLQNQFRIGLSRMERVVRERMSTQDPDLATPQGLINIRPLVASLKEFFGSSQLSQFMDQNNPLAELTHKRRLSALGPGGLSRDRAGYEVRDVHESHYGRICPIETPEGPNIGLITSLTTYARVDQYGFIETPYRVVNNGIATKDIVYLTADEEDEVIIAQANEPLDENGRFVNERVSGRGINGENDIYPRDTIQLMDVSPQQIVSVGTAMIPFLENDDATRALMGSNMQRQAVPLLVTEAPIVGTGIEHKAARDSGVVIVAKNSGIVTKVDSDEIHIKRDLDNVVDKYRLLKFKRSNQGTTINQRPIVNENDRINAGDIIADGPSTENGEIALGKNILMAFMNWEGYNYEDAMLLNEQLVIDDVLTSLHIEEHECEAREIKLGSEEITRDVINIGEDMRKNLDENGIIRIGAEVNSGDILVGKVSPKGETELSAEERLLRAIFGEKAREVRDTSLRVPHGETGIVVDVKCYSRKNGDELPPGVNEVVRVYVATKRKINVGDKMCGRHGNKGVISRIMPQEDMPFLPDGTPLQIVLNPLGVPSRMNIGQVLEVHLGLAAKRLGWKVATPVFDGASDIDVLDALKLAGCPESGKIKLRDGRTGDEFDNPVTVGYMYMLKLHHLVDEKIHARSIGPYSLVTQQPLGGKAQFGGQRFGEMEVWALEAYGASHTLQEMLTVKSDDIVGRVKTYESIVKGVNIPEPGIPESFKVLMKELQSLCLDVKLIDEEGEEIKLRENSDEIKAQLVLNEEYAKEEEEEDFDFDSFYDQSGNKEEDFDGFDLSFLEDKDEKEKSSSEEVEQDEIFIEEDIDQ; encoded by the coding sequence ATGACACATACTGAAAAGTATGGAATCACAGAAAGGGTTAGTTATTCAAAAATTCAAAATGTTTTGGATCTTCCAAACCTAATTGCCATTCAAACTGATAGTTATGATTGGTTTATTAAGCAAGGAATTAGAGATGTTTTTGACGATATTAGTCCGATTAGAGACTATTCCGAAGCTATGAAGCTGGAATTTTTAAATTATCGTTTAGAAAATGCTCCAAAGTATTCAGAACAAGAATGTAAGGATAGGGATATGAACTATTCAACACTTCTAAAAGTAGATGTTCGTTTAACAAACAATAATACAGGCGAAGTTAAAGAACAAGAAGTGTTTATGGGAGAAATTCCTTTGATGACTGACAACGGGACTTTTATTATTAATGGGGCTGAAAGAGTTATCGTAAGTCAGCTTGTTAGAAGTCCGGGTGTATATTATGGAGAAGAAATTGACAAGTCAGGTAATAAGTTATTTTCTTCAACAGTAATTCCGAACAGAGGTGCTTGGTTAGAATATGATACCGACACAAACGGAGTTGTAAGTGTTCGTATTGACCGAACAAGAAAATTGCCTATAACAACTATGATTAGGGCGTTGTTATATGAAACAAATGAAGAAATGGTTGAAAATTTCGGAGATATTAAAGAACTTCATACTACTTTGGAAAAAGATATAACAAAGAGTTATCAAGAAGCTATTCTTGAAATTTATAGAAAATTAAAGCCGGGGGATCCTGCTACTGTTGAAAGTGGGGAAAGTTTATTACATAATTTACTTTTCGATCCAAGAAGATATGATCTTGCAAAAGTTGGTAGATATAAATTTAATAAGAAATTAGCTTTAAGAAATAGATTAATAGGAACAATTTTAGCTGAAGATATTTTCAAGACCGATAAATTTGGTGAAATGGAAAAAATTGCAAGTGTTGGAGATTATATTTCAGAAGAACTTGCTGAAAAAATTGAAAATGCAGGATATAAGAGAGTTCATGTAAAAGTTGAAGACAAAGAGATTATCGTTGTTGGTAACCACTTTGTTGATATTAGTGCGTTTGAATTGGGATTTGATATTTCATGCAATGGACTTTCAGAAAAAATTTACTATCCAGTTATGATGGAAATTTTAGAAGCTGCATCAGAATATGAAGGCGAAGAATATGAAACACAAGTTAAGAGAGCTGTTAGAAATAGAGTTAAAGAGCTTTCTCCTACTCATATTATTCGTGATGATATTGAAGCTACTGTAAGTTATGAATTTAACTTATTCTATGGTCTTGGAATTTGTGATGATATTGACCATTTAGGAAATAGAAGAGTTAGAGCTGTTGGAGAACTTTTACAAAATCAATTTAGAATTGGTTTATCAAGAATGGAGAGAGTTGTTAGAGAAAGAATGTCAACTCAAGATCCAGATCTTGCTACACCTCAAGGACTTATTAATATAAGACCTCTTGTTGCGTCTTTAAAAGAATTCTTTGGTTCTTCACAATTATCACAATTCATGGATCAAAACAATCCACTTGCAGAACTTACTCATAAGAGAAGATTATCAGCATTAGGGCCTGGTGGTCTTAGTAGAGATAGAGCAGGATACGAAGTAAGAGACGTTCATGAAAGTCACTACGGAAGAATTTGTCCGATAGAAACTCCTGAAGGTCCAAACATCGGTCTAATTACTTCTCTTACAACTTATGCAAGAGTTGATCAATATGGATTTATTGAAACACCATATCGTGTTGTAAATAATGGAATTGCTACAAAGGACATTGTTTATTTAACTGCTGATGAAGAAGATGAAGTTATTATTGCCCAAGCTAATGAACCACTTGATGAAAACGGACGTTTTGTAAACGAAAGAGTAAGTGGTCGTGGTATTAATGGCGAAAATGATATTTATCCAAGAGATACAATTCAACTTATGGACGTTTCTCCTCAACAAATTGTATCAGTTGGTACAGCAATGATTCCTTTCCTTGAAAATGACGATGCAACTCGTGCGTTGATGGGTTCAAACATGCAAAGGCAAGCAGTGCCTCTACTTGTTACTGAAGCTCCTATCGTAGGAACTGGTATAGAACATAAAGCGGCAAGAGATAGTGGGGTTGTTATCGTTGCTAAAAATTCAGGAATTGTTACAAAAGTTGATAGTGATGAAATTCATATCAAAAGAGATTTAGATAATGTAGTTGATAAATATAGATTACTTAAATTTAAACGTTCAAACCAAGGAACAACAATTAATCAAAGACCTATAGTTAATGAAAATGACAGAATTAATGCAGGGGATATTATTGCCGATGGTCCTTCAACAGAAAATGGAGAAATTGCATTAGGTAAAAATATTTTAATGGCATTTATGAACTGGGAAGGTTATAACTACGAAGATGCGATGTTGTTGAATGAACAACTTGTTATAGATGATGTTTTAACTTCATTACACATTGAAGAACATGAATGTGAAGCGAGAGAAATCAAATTAGGTTCTGAAGAAATCACAAGAGATGTTATAAATATCGGTGAAGATATGAGAAAGAACTTAGATGAAAATGGTATTATAAGAATTGGTGCTGAAGTTAATTCAGGAGATATCTTAGTTGGTAAAGTATCACCTAAGGGAGAAACTGAGTTAAGTGCTGAAGAAAGACTTTTAAGAGCTATTTTCGGAGAAAAGGCAAGAGAAGTAAGAGATACTTCTTTAAGAGTTCCTCATGGAGAAACTGGTATTGTTGTAGATGTCAAATGTTATAGTAGAAAAAATGGAGATGAATTACCACCTGGAGTTAATGAAGTGGTTAGAGTTTATGTAGCTACTAAGAGAAAGATTAATGTAGGGGATAAAATGTGTGGTAGACATGGTAACAAAGGGGTTATTTCAAGAATTATGCCTCAAGAAGATATGCCATTCTTACCAGATGGAACTCCTTTACAAATCGTTCTTAATCCATTAGGGGTACCTTCTCGTATGAACATCGGACAAGTACTTGAAGTGCATTTAGGACTTGCAGCTAAAAGACTTGGTTGGAAAGTTGCAACACCTGTATTTGACGGAGCAAGTGATATTGATGTTCTTGATGCATTAAAGCTTGCTGGTTGTCCTGAATCAGGAAAAATAAAACTTAGAGACGGAAGAACTGGAGATGAATTTGACAATCCTGTAACTGTTGGTTATATGTATATGTTAAAACTTCACCATTTAGTAGATGAAAAAATTCATGCTAGATCTATCGGACCTTATTCTTTGGTTACACAACAACCACTTGGTGGTAAGGCACAATTCGGTGGACAAAGATTTGGAGAAATGGAAGTTTGGGCATTGGAAGCATATGGCGCAAGTCATACTTTACAAGAAATGCTAACTGTTAAGAGTGATGACATTGTAGGTAGAGTTAAGACTTATGAATCAATTGTTAAGGGTGTAAATATTCCTGAACCAGGTATTCCTGAATCTTTCAAAGTTCTTATGAAAGAATTACAATCATTATGTTTAGATGTTAAATTGATTGATGAAGAAGGAGAAGAAATCAAACTTAGAGAAAATTCCGATGAAATTAAGGCTCAACTTGTTTTAAATGAAGAGTATGCCAAAGAAGAAGAGGAAGAAGATTTTGACTTTGATTCATTCTATGATCAATCTGGAAATAAGGAAGAAGATTTTGATGGCTTTGACCTTAGTTTCTTAGAAGATAAAGATGAAAAAGAAAAAAGTAGTTCAGAAGAAGTAGAACAAGACGAAATATTTATAGAAGAAGATATTGATCAATAA